The following are encoded in a window of Polynucleobacter sp. AP-Kolm-20A-A1 genomic DNA:
- a CDS encoding RidA family protein → MSTNISERLKTLGIDLPPAGPPAAAYVMAATTGNTVFLSGHIAKRDGKPWTGKLGKDMDTDTGKAAARSIAIDLIATLQNHLGSLDKVKRIVKVMGLVNSTDSYTEQHLVVNGCSELLFEVFGDAGKHARSAFGVAQIPLGACVEIELIAEI, encoded by the coding sequence ATGAGCACAAACATCAGCGAACGCCTTAAGACCCTTGGAATTGACTTGCCTCCAGCTGGACCCCCTGCTGCAGCCTACGTGATGGCCGCTACTACTGGCAATACCGTTTTTCTTTCTGGTCACATTGCTAAACGTGACGGCAAGCCTTGGACGGGAAAACTGGGCAAGGATATGGATACGGATACTGGCAAAGCAGCAGCGCGCTCTATCGCTATCGATTTAATTGCAACTCTACAGAATCACTTAGGTTCTTTGGACAAAGTAAAACGCATCGTCAAAGTCATGGGTTTAGTGAACTCAACCGATAGCTACACAGAACAACACCTGGTTGTGAATGGCTGCTCTGAACTGCTGTTTGAAGTATTTGGTGATGCCGGCAAACATGCTCGTAGCGCATTCGGTGTCGCGCAAATCCCTCTGGGTGCATGCGTTGAGATTGAACTCATCGCAGAGATTTAA
- a CDS encoding VWA domain-containing protein yields the protein MLIQFFLNLKEAKVPVSVREFLTLLEALKSGVINPSIDEFYQLSRLTLVKDEQHFDRFDQVFGSYFNGIEQIIALSPDIPLDWLEKKLQRVLTDEEKAALKKLGGPEALKKRLEELLKEQKEWHGGGNKWIGAGGSSPFGHSGYHPEGIRIGGESAGNRTAIKVWEAREFKDYDSDLALGTRNIKVALRRLRRFAREGSTLELDLDKTIHSTAANAGMLDIQMRPERHNQVKVLLLMDVGGSMDDHIQRIAELFSAAKAEFKHLEHYYFHNCVYENLWQSNRRRRDQVTATQDIINKYGPDYKLIFVGDATMSPYEILSPNGSVEYNNKEAGAVWINRLIEHFPHFAWLNPEPESIWQYRQSIDIMQNLMKDRMYPVTLNGLESAMRQLSK from the coding sequence ATGCTGATTCAATTCTTCCTGAATCTGAAAGAGGCCAAAGTGCCTGTTTCTGTGCGAGAGTTTTTAACTCTCTTGGAGGCCTTGAAATCGGGTGTCATTAATCCATCGATTGACGAGTTTTATCAACTCTCACGTCTGACTTTGGTGAAAGACGAACAGCACTTTGATCGTTTTGATCAAGTATTCGGGAGCTACTTCAATGGCATTGAGCAAATCATTGCACTTTCGCCAGATATTCCATTAGATTGGTTAGAGAAAAAGCTTCAACGGGTTCTTACTGATGAAGAAAAGGCAGCTCTCAAAAAATTAGGCGGGCCGGAGGCATTAAAAAAACGCCTGGAAGAATTATTAAAAGAGCAAAAAGAATGGCATGGCGGCGGCAATAAATGGATTGGCGCTGGGGGCTCATCACCATTTGGGCATAGCGGCTACCACCCTGAAGGCATTCGCATTGGTGGCGAGAGTGCTGGCAATAGAACGGCCATCAAAGTTTGGGAAGCGCGAGAATTTAAAGACTATGACAGCGATTTGGCGCTAGGCACTCGTAACATTAAAGTTGCCCTGCGGCGTTTACGTCGCTTTGCAAGAGAAGGCTCTACTTTAGAGCTCGATCTAGATAAAACGATTCACTCTACTGCCGCCAATGCAGGCATGCTTGATATTCAAATGCGACCTGAACGTCACAATCAAGTCAAGGTATTGTTATTAATGGATGTGGGTGGCTCCATGGACGATCACATTCAACGTATAGCGGAATTATTCTCAGCTGCTAAAGCTGAATTTAAGCATTTAGAGCACTACTACTTTCACAACTGTGTTTATGAAAATCTGTGGCAAAGCAATCGTCGCAGAAGAGATCAAGTGACGGCCACGCAAGACATCATTAATAAATATGGTCCCGACTATAAGCTGATCTTTGTGGGTGATGCCACCATGTCCCCTTATGAAATTCTGAGTCCCAATGGATCTGTCGAATACAACAATAAGGAAGCTGGTGCAGTCTGGATCAATCGCCTGATTGAGCATTTTCCGCATTTTGCGTGGCTCAATCCTGAGCCAGAATCTATTTGGCAGTATCGCCAATCGATCGACATCATGCAAAACCTCATGAAGGATCGAATGTACCCCGTAACCCTCAATGGCTTAGAGAGCGCTATGCGACAACTTTCCAAGTAA
- a CDS encoding MoxR family ATPase, with protein MSKSTHSPQNRFAGSESYVATDDLKLAVNAAIALQRPLLIKGEPGTGKTMLAEEVAAALKMPLLQWHIKSTTKAQQGLYEYDAVSRLRDSQLGDEKVKDIRNYIVKGVLWQAFEADEPTVLLIDEIDKADIEFPNDLLREIDRMEFYVYETRELIKAKHRPLVIITSNNEKELPDAFLRRCFFHYITFPDAGTMQSIVDVHHPNIKQDLLDAALKSFYQIRSLPGLKKKPSTSELIDWLKLLLAEGIPPEALYSNDEKIVVPPLHGALLKNEQDIHLFERLVMMNRNHR; from the coding sequence ATGAGCAAATCCACCCACTCACCCCAAAATCGCTTTGCAGGCAGCGAAAGCTATGTCGCCACAGATGATCTCAAATTGGCCGTCAATGCTGCTATTGCACTTCAGCGCCCTCTCCTAATTAAAGGTGAGCCAGGAACTGGCAAAACGATGCTGGCTGAAGAAGTGGCAGCAGCCCTCAAGATGCCGCTACTGCAGTGGCACATTAAATCCACCACGAAAGCTCAACAAGGCCTCTATGAATATGATGCCGTTAGTCGCTTACGCGACTCTCAATTGGGCGATGAAAAAGTCAAAGATATTCGCAACTACATTGTTAAGGGTGTGCTTTGGCAAGCCTTTGAAGCAGACGAGCCAACCGTACTGTTAATTGATGAAATTGATAAGGCGGATATTGAATTTCCAAATGACTTATTGCGTGAGATCGATCGCATGGAGTTCTACGTTTACGAGACTCGTGAACTCATTAAGGCAAAACATCGCCCACTAGTCATCATCACCTCCAATAATGAAAAAGAGCTGCCAGATGCGTTCTTGCGTCGCTGCTTCTTTCACTACATTACCTTTCCAGATGCCGGCACAATGCAAAGCATCGTTGATGTTCACCACCCCAATATCAAACAAGATCTTTTGGATGCCGCCCTCAAGTCTTTCTACCAAATACGCTCCTTGCCCGGGTTAAAGAAGAAGCCGTCTACTTCGGAGCTTATTGACTGGCTAAAACTTTTACTGGCGGAGGGTATTCCACCAGAAGCCCTTTACAGCAATGACGAGAAGATTGTGGTGCCGCCTTTGCATGGCGCCTTATTAAAAAATGAGCAAGATATTCATTTGTTTGAACGCTTGGTCATGATGAATCGCAATCATCGCTAA
- a CDS encoding cytochrome c — protein sequence MKKLSILPHLAVAATLAFAGSVAQADEVKGTAAAGNAKVWLCVGCHSIPDYRADYPLVYKVPMLGGQNAAYISSALAAYKKGERKHPTMRSIAASLSDQDMADIGEYYAAQTASSPNNPLK from the coding sequence ATGAAAAAACTCTCAATTCTTCCTCATTTGGCCGTAGCTGCAACTTTAGCCTTTGCTGGTTCTGTTGCTCAGGCTGATGAAGTTAAAGGTACTGCTGCTGCAGGTAACGCTAAAGTTTGGCTCTGCGTTGGTTGCCACTCCATTCCTGACTATCGTGCTGATTACCCACTGGTATACAAAGTGCCAATGTTGGGCGGTCAAAATGCTGCTTACATTTCAAGCGCATTGGCTGCTTATAAAAAGGGCGAAAGAAAGCACCCAACAATGCGTTCTATTGCTGCTAGCCTTTCTGATCAAGATATGGCTGACATCGGCGAATACTATGCTGCGCAAACAGCCAGCTCACCTAACAACCCATTGAAGTGA
- a CDS encoding cytochrome c gives MKFALITAVLLSSIGLTSVANAASVDKGQALVEKANCASCHGAGLNAPILPAYPKLAGQYADYVYYALKAYKVGNGNAQFGRNNAVMGSQVQNFSDADLQDIAAYVASLPGNFVIKK, from the coding sequence ATGAAATTTGCACTTATTACTGCAGTTTTGCTCTCCAGCATTGGTTTAACAAGCGTGGCAAATGCTGCTAGCGTGGACAAAGGTCAGGCGTTGGTAGAAAAGGCTAATTGCGCCTCTTGCCATGGTGCTGGTCTGAATGCCCCAATCTTGCCGGCTTATCCTAAGTTAGCTGGACAGTACGCTGACTATGTTTATTACGCCTTAAAAGCTTACAAAGTGGGCAATGGCAATGCTCAGTTTGGTCGTAATAACGCTGTAATGGGCTCTCAAGTGCAAAACTTCAGCGATGCTGATTTGCAAGATATCGCCGCTTATGTTGCTTCTTTGCCAGGAAACTTTGTAATTAAGAAGTAA
- a CDS encoding GntR family transcriptional regulator translates to MNTKLNNRPLYEDVAERLRAQIFAHELAPGSWLDEQSLAIQFGISRTPMREAIKVLASEGLVTMKLRRGAYVTEVDRGDLEQIFTILSLLEGQAAKETALKATEAQLTQLDDIHHRLEKAAADRDAEQFFEVNVRFHELIQEIAGNRWMNGVIVDLRKVLKLQRRDSLSRTGRLQSSLLEHRQILQAILKRDPVAAELAMRNHLARGLEAVK, encoded by the coding sequence ATGAATACAAAACTGAATAACAGGCCACTATACGAGGACGTTGCCGAGCGCCTCAGAGCGCAGATCTTTGCCCACGAATTAGCACCCGGTAGCTGGTTGGACGAGCAAAGCCTGGCAATTCAGTTTGGTATTAGTCGCACCCCAATGCGTGAAGCGATTAAGGTTTTGGCTTCTGAAGGTCTGGTTACGATGAAATTAAGGCGTGGCGCCTATGTAACCGAGGTTGACCGTGGCGATTTAGAGCAAATTTTTACTATCCTCTCCTTGCTGGAGGGTCAAGCGGCCAAAGAAACCGCCCTGAAAGCTACCGAAGCCCAATTGACTCAGTTAGATGACATTCACCACCGCCTAGAAAAGGCGGCGGCAGATCGCGATGCTGAACAGTTTTTTGAGGTGAACGTCCGTTTTCATGAGTTAATTCAAGAAATCGCAGGAAATCGCTGGATGAATGGCGTTATTGTGGACCTTAGAAAGGTTCTGAAGCTGCAAAGGCGGGATTCCTTGAGTAGAACCGGTCGACTGCAGAGCTCACTATTGGAGCATCGCCAAATTCTGCAGGCCATCCTCAAGAGGGATCCTGTGGCAGCGGAGCTCGCAATGCGTAACCACCTGGCCCGTGGCCTGGAGGCGGTTAAATAA